A region of the Vanrija pseudolonga chromosome 2, complete sequence genome:
accgcTCCTGTTATCGCTGCTCGCACCGGTACTGGGAACACTGACTTCGGCAACCACCTCCGACTCGATCTGGCCGCTCGCCGGTGGGCTGCTGTTCGTCCACCTGCTCTTGGCAGACTTCACTACCGgccccgacgcgcgccggcggcatcgcgcGCGTCAGGCAAAGCGACGAcggaggagcagcgccggTAGCGCGTCATcacgcgacgacgaaggGCCGGACGAGAAGACGTGCGTGGAGAAGATTCGGAACACTCGCTGACCCCTCGCAGGCTGACATCATCACTGTCGCTCACATCGGCCCTCTCCGCGTCCGTGGTCCTCGCATCACGACTCTCCTCCACAGCCCACGTCTTCTCCCTCATCATGCTCGCTGCTGGACTGTTTGCGGGCTGGCCAACACTAGCCAAGGGTGTTCGGGTGGGTCCCACCATCATTGTGTCCACTGACCCACCAGGAGGCCGGGCGCCCGTTCTCCATCGCGCTGACAGTGTCCATGATCTGGCTCGCGATCTCGCTCTTCCCCCCATGCTCGCCCGACGACTTTCCCGGGCGCCCAACACTCATCTTCCTCTTTGTCCTCTTCCTTGtcaacgtcgtcggcccGTTCATGCTCTGGTCCGGCTGGCGCTGGAAGCGACGCCTCGGAGGAAACTGGGACCCCGCGGTGGTC
Encoded here:
- the gpi2 gene encoding Phosphatidylinositol N-acetylglucosaminyltransferase GPI2 subunit, with the translated sequence MPTRNGEKRARPQANGDASDAVWEKVLWRRQPFPDNYVPPSYLAELDSLPPRPRPRLFPLMLATLPVSQHLAVIALFLAVFYAMLVGDFGAAEVGWSCTALELAAYALWRFGWGSDKAAKTESLLPVSGALRPLLLPPLLLSLLAPVLGTLTSATTSDSIWPLAGGLLFVHLLLADFTTGPDARRRHRARQAKRRRRSSAGSASSRDDEGPDEKTLTSSLSLTSALSASVVLASRLSSTAHVFSLIMLAAGLFAGWPTLAKGVREAGRPFSIALTVSMIWLAISLFPPCSPDDFPGRPTLIFLFVLFLVNVVGPFMLWSGWRWKRRLGGNWDPAVVKLRRRGVRP